Proteins encoded in a region of the Mycolicibacterium chitae genome:
- the sucD gene encoding succinate--CoA ligase subunit alpha: MSIFLNKDSKVIVQGITGGEGTKHTALMLKAGTQVVGGVNARKAGTTVSHKDKDGNDVELPVFGSVAEAMKETGADVSIAFVPPAFSKDAIIEAIDAEIPLLVVITEGIPVQDTAYAWAYNVEKGEKTRIIGPNCPGIITPGESLVGITPNNITGKGPIGLVSKSGTLTYQMMYELRDLGFSTAIGIGGDPVIGTTHIDAIAAFEKDPETKVIVMIGEIGGDAEERAADYIKANVTKPVVGYVAGFTAPEGKTMGHAGAIVSGSSGTAAAKQEALEAAGVKVGKTPSATAKLAREILESL, from the coding sequence ATGTCTATCTTTTTGAACAAGGACTCCAAGGTCATCGTCCAGGGCATCACCGGCGGCGAGGGCACCAAGCACACCGCGCTGATGCTCAAGGCCGGCACCCAGGTGGTCGGCGGCGTCAACGCCCGCAAGGCCGGAACCACCGTGTCCCACAAGGACAAAGACGGTAATGACGTCGAGCTGCCGGTCTTCGGTTCGGTGGCCGAGGCCATGAAGGAGACCGGCGCCGACGTGTCGATCGCCTTCGTCCCGCCGGCCTTCTCCAAGGACGCCATCATCGAGGCCATCGACGCCGAGATCCCGCTGCTGGTGGTCATCACCGAGGGAATCCCGGTGCAGGACACCGCGTATGCGTGGGCCTACAACGTCGAGAAGGGTGAGAAGACCCGGATCATCGGCCCGAACTGCCCCGGCATCATCACCCCCGGTGAGTCGCTGGTCGGCATCACGCCGAACAACATCACCGGCAAGGGCCCGATCGGTCTGGTGTCGAAGTCCGGCACGCTGACCTACCAGATGATGTACGAGCTGCGCGATCTCGGCTTCTCCACCGCCATCGGCATCGGCGGCGACCCGGTCATCGGCACCACCCACATCGACGCCATCGCGGCGTTCGAGAAGGACCCGGAGACCAAGGTCATCGTGATGATCGGCGAGATCGGCGGCGACGCCGAGGAGCGGGCCGCCGACTACATCAAGGCCAACGTCACCAAGCCGGTCGTCGGCTACGTCGCGGGCTTCACCGCCCCGGAGGGCAAGACCATGGGCCACGCCGGCGCCATCGTCTCCGGCTCGTCGGGCACCGCCGCGGCCAAGCAGGAGGCCCTCGAGGCCGCCGGCGTGAAGGTCGGCAAGACCCCGTCGGCCACCGCCAAGCTGGCCCGGGAGATCCTGGAAAGCCTGTAG
- a CDS encoding TetR/AcrR family transcriptional regulator: MTDKRAEARLAVSRLACELFWERGVAGTSGDDIAAAAGLSTRTIWRYFRTKESCVEPVLTRTVDRFIGMLQRWPAELSLADHLAADSVAYPLTPQEVADEISAMRIATMSAAEPALRTAYLMVHDQMERGFLPVIAERLNLDESDLTVRLCAAAVTAAFRVVDEDVSRAVIVEKEMVTAQEALALIDRAIREATNGRLGGPVST, encoded by the coding sequence ATGACCGACAAGCGCGCCGAGGCCCGGCTGGCCGTGTCCCGTCTGGCCTGCGAGTTGTTCTGGGAGCGTGGGGTCGCGGGCACCAGCGGCGACGACATCGCCGCGGCCGCGGGACTTTCCACCCGCACCATCTGGCGCTACTTCCGCACCAAGGAAAGCTGCGTGGAACCCGTGCTGACGCGCACGGTCGATCGCTTCATCGGGATGCTGCAACGCTGGCCGGCGGAGTTGTCGCTGGCCGATCACCTCGCCGCCGACAGCGTCGCGTATCCGTTGACGCCGCAGGAGGTCGCCGACGAGATCAGCGCCATGCGCATCGCCACCATGTCGGCGGCCGAACCGGCCCTGCGAACGGCGTACCTGATGGTGCACGACCAGATGGAGCGCGGTTTCCTCCCGGTCATCGCCGAGCGCCTGAACCTCGACGAGTCCGACCTGACCGTTCGACTCTGCGCGGCAGCCGTCACCGCGGCATTCCGCGTGGTCGACGAGGACGTCAGCCGAGCGGTGATCGTCGAGAAGGAGATGGTCACCGCGCAGGAGGCACTCGCGCTCATCGACCGCGCCATCCGGGAAGCCACCAACGGCCGACTCGGCGGACCCGTCTCCACCTGA
- a CDS encoding cell division protein PerM: protein MHDNPTAGARQARDLVRVAFGPAIVALVVIAAVVLLQLLIANSDMTGTFGAIASMWLGVHGVPISIGGRELGVMPLLPLLIMVWGTARTTAAATNPGSSWFVIRWVVASALGGPLLIAAIALAVIHDAASVLTELQTPSALHAFTSVLGVHAVGALIGVGSKVGRRALTAARLPDWLIGAIRPAVAGVLALIGLSGAVTAASLVVHWSTMHDLYAITDSLWGQLSLTLLSVLYIPNVIIGTSAIAVGSSAHIGFATFSSFTIFGGDIPALPVLAAAPAPPLGPIWVALLIVGAAAGVALGQQCARRPLPLLPALGKLAVASLLAAVTMAVLGLVGGGELGNFGSVGVDQTTFGPGVFLWFFCIGALTVAMAGGLTRRPKPVPTTEPLAALERRAEPVPEPPAKPDEEPFEEALFTDDVETNAFEPLDPEDAVEQDIIVMPERRADPRSVVDDGDDDLPDAEDLWDADNDVGNDVGNDVGDDVGDDAPHSSQGREPSD from the coding sequence ATGCACGACAACCCCACGGCGGGCGCACGCCAGGCGCGTGATCTGGTCCGGGTCGCCTTCGGCCCGGCCATCGTCGCGTTGGTGGTCATCGCGGCAGTAGTCCTGCTGCAGCTGCTGATCGCCAACAGCGATATGACCGGCACCTTCGGTGCCATCGCCAGTATGTGGCTCGGTGTGCACGGCGTGCCGATCTCGATCGGCGGCCGTGAACTCGGCGTGATGCCGCTGCTGCCGCTGCTGATCATGGTGTGGGGCACGGCGCGCACCACCGCCGCGGCCACCAATCCCGGCTCGAGCTGGTTCGTGATCCGTTGGGTCGTGGCCTCCGCTCTGGGTGGCCCGCTGCTGATCGCGGCCATCGCGCTGGCGGTCATCCACGACGCCGCCTCGGTCCTGACCGAACTACAGACCCCCAGTGCGCTGCACGCCTTCACCTCGGTGCTGGGGGTGCATGCCGTCGGCGCGCTGATCGGCGTCGGGTCCAAGGTCGGTCGCCGGGCGCTGACCGCCGCCCGGCTGCCCGACTGGCTGATCGGTGCGATCCGCCCGGCCGTGGCCGGCGTGCTGGCCCTCATCGGGCTGTCCGGGGCGGTCACCGCCGCCTCACTGGTCGTGCACTGGTCGACCATGCACGACCTGTACGCCATCACCGACTCGCTGTGGGGGCAGCTGAGCCTGACCCTGCTGTCGGTGCTCTACATCCCCAACGTCATCATCGGGACCTCGGCGATCGCCGTGGGGTCCAGCGCCCACATCGGCTTCGCGACCTTCAGTTCGTTCACCATTTTCGGCGGCGACATCCCGGCGCTGCCGGTGCTGGCCGCCGCCCCCGCACCCCCGCTCGGGCCGATCTGGGTGGCGCTGCTGATCGTGGGCGCGGCCGCCGGGGTCGCGCTGGGGCAGCAGTGCGCCCGACGACCCCTGCCGCTGCTGCCGGCGCTCGGCAAGCTCGCGGTCGCGTCGCTGCTGGCCGCGGTGACGATGGCGGTCCTGGGCCTGGTCGGCGGCGGTGAATTGGGCAACTTCGGCTCGGTCGGGGTGGACCAGACGACCTTTGGGCCCGGGGTGTTCCTGTGGTTCTTCTGCATCGGGGCGCTGACGGTCGCGATGGCCGGCGGCCTGACCCGGCGGCCCAAACCGGTTCCGACGACGGAGCCGCTCGCCGCGCTCGAGCGCCGCGCCGAGCCGGTCCCCGAGCCACCCGCCAAGCCCGACGAGGAGCCGTTCGAGGAGGCGCTGTTCACCGACGACGTCGAGACCAACGCGTTCGAACCGTTGGACCCCGAGGACGCCGTCGAGCAGGACATCATCGTCATGCCGGAGCGGCGCGCGGACCCGCGTTCGGTGGTCGACGACGGCGACGACGATCTGCCCGACGCCGAGGATCTGTGGGACGCCGACAATGACGTCGGCAACGACGTCGGCAACGACGTCGGCGATGACGTCGGCGATGACGCGCCCCACTCGAGTCAGGGCCGCGAGCCGTCCGACTAA
- a CDS encoding LLM class F420-dependent oxidoreductase → MDFGLVLFTSDRGITPAAAAKLADDHGFTTFYVPEHTHIPVKRQAAHPTTGDETLPDDRYMRTLDPWVALATASAVTSRVRLSTAVALPVEHDPISLAKTIATLDHLSGGRVSVGVGFGWNTDELADHNVPPARRRTMLREYLEAMRELWTKEEAAYEGEFVNFGPSWSWPKPIQAHVPVLVGAAGTEKNFKWIARSADGWITTPRDFNIDEPVKLLQDTWAAAGRDGAPQIVALDFKPDPEKLAHWKQLGVTEVLFGLPDKPEDEVAAYVERLAGKLDALDL, encoded by the coding sequence ATGGACTTTGGGCTCGTGTTGTTCACCAGCGATCGTGGAATCACCCCGGCCGCGGCGGCCAAACTCGCCGACGACCACGGCTTCACCACCTTCTACGTGCCGGAGCACACCCACATCCCGGTCAAGCGCCAGGCCGCGCATCCCACCACCGGCGACGAGACCCTGCCCGACGACCGCTACATGCGCACCCTGGACCCGTGGGTCGCGCTGGCCACCGCGAGCGCCGTGACCAGCCGGGTGCGGCTGTCCACCGCGGTGGCCCTGCCGGTCGAGCACGACCCCATCTCCCTGGCCAAGACCATCGCCACCCTGGACCATCTCTCCGGCGGCCGGGTTTCGGTCGGCGTCGGCTTCGGTTGGAACACCGACGAACTGGCCGACCACAATGTCCCGCCCGCCCGTCGGCGCACCATGCTGCGCGAGTACCTCGAGGCCATGCGCGAACTCTGGACCAAGGAGGAGGCGGCCTACGAGGGCGAGTTCGTCAACTTCGGGCCGTCCTGGTCTTGGCCCAAGCCGATCCAGGCGCACGTCCCGGTGCTGGTGGGCGCGGCCGGCACCGAGAAGAACTTCAAGTGGATCGCCCGTTCCGCCGACGGCTGGATCACCACCCCGCGGGACTTCAACATCGACGAGCCGGTGAAGCTGCTGCAGGACACCTGGGCCGCGGCCGGCCGCGACGGCGCACCGCAGATCGTGGCACTGGACTTCAAGCCGGACCCCGAGAAGCTGGCGCACTGGAAGCAACTCGGCGTCACCGAGGTGCTGTTCGGCCTGCCGGACAAGCCCGAGGACGAGGTGGCCGCCTACGTCGAGCGGCTGGCCGGCAAGCTCGACGCGCTCGACCTCTAG
- a CDS encoding acetyl-CoA acetyltransferase: protein MVDPRTPVVVGVGQFTERIDDPDYRGMSSVALATEAVRAALADTGVAPAAVAEAIEVFAGLRQFEICTPMPPPLGASDNYVRSVARRVGANPARAVLEPIGGNGPQKLMTEFAGEIAAGAIEVALILGSENGSTLKTFANRPDADKPDFTERVGGQLDDRGYGYEQYMSEYTVKHGLTGAPVQYGLLDNARRAKLGLSVDEYRRQMAELFAPFVKVAAKNPFSASPVERSVDELVTVTAENRMICDPYPRLMVARDQVNQGAAAVVMSVAAARRLGVPEENWVYLRGHADLVEQDLLLRADLGASVSAELAVTEALRVAGIGLDDVATFDLYSCFPFPVFTVCDTMGLAADDPRGLTLTGGLPFFGGPGNAYSLHGIAETVCEMRERPGTFGLVGANGGVMTKYSVGIYSTDPADWAVDRSKELQAQIAALPEVAVTRDVDTTGVIETYSVRYDWPETTGIIIGRLDDGSRFMATSTDADLVALLSGGEPLGQRISMTAVDGINQARLA from the coding sequence ATGGTCGATCCGCGGACACCGGTGGTGGTCGGAGTCGGGCAGTTCACCGAACGCATCGACGACCCGGACTACCGCGGCATGTCCTCGGTCGCCCTGGCCACCGAGGCGGTGCGCGCCGCGCTGGCCGACACCGGCGTCGCCCCCGCGGCCGTGGCGGAAGCCATCGAGGTGTTCGCCGGGCTGCGGCAGTTCGAGATCTGCACGCCGATGCCGCCGCCGCTGGGCGCCTCCGACAACTACGTCCGCTCGGTGGCCCGGCGGGTGGGGGCGAACCCGGCGCGCGCGGTCCTGGAGCCCATCGGCGGCAACGGCCCGCAGAAGCTGATGACGGAGTTCGCCGGTGAGATCGCCGCCGGAGCCATCGAGGTCGCGCTGATCCTCGGCTCCGAAAACGGCTCCACCCTCAAGACTTTCGCCAACCGGCCGGACGCCGACAAGCCCGACTTCACCGAGCGCGTCGGCGGTCAACTCGACGACCGCGGCTATGGCTACGAGCAGTACATGAGCGAGTACACCGTCAAGCACGGACTCACCGGAGCTCCGGTGCAGTACGGGCTGCTGGACAACGCCCGCCGTGCCAAGCTGGGCCTGAGCGTCGATGAGTATCGCCGGCAGATGGCCGAGCTGTTCGCCCCGTTCGTCAAAGTCGCCGCGAAGAACCCCTTCTCGGCCTCGCCGGTGGAGCGCTCGGTCGACGAACTGGTCACCGTTACCGCCGAGAACCGGATGATCTGCGACCCGTACCCGCGGCTGATGGTGGCCCGCGATCAGGTGAACCAGGGGGCGGCCGCGGTGGTGATGTCGGTGGCGGCCGCGCGGCGCCTCGGTGTGCCCGAGGAGAACTGGGTGTATCTGCGCGGGCATGCCGATCTGGTGGAGCAGGACCTGTTGCTGCGTGCCGACCTGGGCGCCAGCGTGTCCGCCGAACTGGCTGTGACAGAGGCGCTTCGGGTCGCCGGCATCGGGCTGGACGACGTCGCAACCTTCGATCTGTACAGCTGCTTCCCGTTCCCGGTGTTCACCGTGTGCGACACCATGGGGCTCGCCGCCGACGATCCGCGCGGGCTCACTCTGACCGGCGGGCTGCCCTTCTTCGGCGGACCCGGCAACGCCTACTCGCTACACGGGATCGCCGAGACGGTCTGCGAAATGCGGGAACGGCCGGGGACATTCGGTCTCGTCGGCGCCAACGGCGGGGTGATGACGAAGTACTCGGTGGGCATCTACTCCACCGATCCCGCCGACTGGGCCGTCGACCGGAGCAAGGAACTGCAGGCGCAGATCGCGGCGCTGCCCGAGGTGGCCGTCACCCGCGACGTCGACACCACCGGCGTCATCGAAACCTATTCGGTGCGCTACGACTGGCCAGAGACCACCGGGATCATCATCGGGCGCCTCGACGACGGCAGCCGCTTCATGGCGACCAGTACCGACGCCGATCTGGTGGCGCTGCTGAGCGGCGGAGAGCCACTGGGGCAACGGATCTCGATGACCGCCGTCGACGGGATCAATCAGGCGCGACTGGCCTAG
- a CDS encoding DUF5336 domain-containing protein, translating into MTYSPGSPGSSGYPSAQPPGSYGAPAAYTPATESGPSKLPLYLSVAVAVLGLIAYLLTFGPMFTLSAEVGPFVSEVTAGGSGLPILAALAAALLAGVSLLPKANNFHAVVAVLATLGALLALSDLLGKPDGFSVGWAFWVFLAATILQAVAAVVALLFDSGVITPPAPRPRYDQNQYGQYGPPGGYYGQPSQPVPGPGQRPGYPSQYGGYPQQPQSGGYGAQQQGAQPGAAQQGSPTPPTGYPSFSPPPAVGGSSGGVSPSAPTQQAPTQPPSNGPSSS; encoded by the coding sequence ATGACCTACTCACCAGGCTCACCCGGTAGCTCCGGCTACCCCTCCGCACAGCCACCCGGCTCGTACGGCGCCCCGGCCGCCTACACCCCGGCCACCGAGTCCGGACCGAGCAAGCTGCCGCTGTACCTGTCGGTCGCGGTTGCCGTCCTCGGTCTGATCGCCTATCTGCTGACCTTCGGCCCGATGTTCACCCTGAGCGCGGAGGTTGGCCCCTTCGTCAGCGAGGTGACCGCCGGCGGCAGCGGCCTGCCCATCCTCGCGGCGCTGGCCGCGGCGCTGCTGGCCGGTGTCAGCCTGCTGCCGAAGGCCAACAACTTCCACGCCGTGGTTGCCGTGCTGGCCACCCTCGGCGCCCTGCTCGCGCTGTCCGACCTGCTCGGCAAGCCGGACGGCTTCTCGGTCGGCTGGGCGTTCTGGGTGTTCCTGGCCGCCACCATCCTGCAGGCCGTCGCGGCCGTCGTCGCGCTGCTGTTCGACTCGGGTGTCATCACCCCGCCGGCCCCGCGGCCCCGCTACGACCAGAACCAGTACGGGCAGTACGGCCCGCCCGGGGGCTACTACGGTCAGCCCAGCCAGCCGGTGCCCGGCCCCGGCCAGCGCCCCGGATACCCGTCGCAGTACGGCGGCTACCCGCAGCAGCCGCAGTCCGGCGGCTACGGCGCTCAGCAGCAGGGTGCCCAGCCGGGCGCCGCGCAGCAGGGTTCGCCGACCCCGCCGACCGGTTACCCCAGCTTCAGCCCGCCGCCGGCCGTCGGCGGCTCGAGCGGCGGGGTCTCCCCGAGCGCGCCGACCCAGCAGGCGCCCACCCAGCCGCCGTCCAACGGACCCTCGTCGTCGTAA
- the purN gene encoding phosphoribosylglycinamide formyltransferase, with translation MTRPTRVRAASRPTKLSAVQQSPPVPPRAPARLVVLASGTGSLLESLLQAAVDDYPARVVAVGVDRDCRATQIAETAGIPTFSLRLRDYPDRDAWDRALAAEVARYEPDLVVSAGFMKILGRHFLRRFEGRVVNTHPALLPSFPGAHAVADALAYGVRVTGTTVHLVDDGVDTGPILAQEMVQVLDDDDEQTLHERIKVVERRLLVDVLAAIATRGVTWSGRKAVFG, from the coding sequence ATGACGCGCCCCACTCGAGTCAGGGCCGCGAGCCGTCCGACTAAGCTTTCGGCCGTGCAGCAATCGCCTCCAGTCCCGCCGCGTGCCCCGGCCCGGCTGGTCGTGCTGGCTTCCGGCACGGGGTCGCTGCTCGAGTCGCTACTGCAGGCCGCCGTCGATGACTACCCGGCCCGCGTCGTGGCCGTCGGGGTGGACCGCGACTGCCGGGCCACCCAGATCGCCGAGACCGCCGGCATCCCCACCTTCTCGCTGCGGTTGCGCGACTATCCCGACCGCGACGCCTGGGATCGGGCGCTGGCGGCCGAGGTCGCCCGCTACGAGCCCGACCTGGTGGTCTCGGCGGGCTTCATGAAGATCCTCGGGCGGCACTTCCTGCGGCGGTTCGAGGGCCGCGTGGTGAACACCCATCCCGCGCTGCTGCCGTCGTTCCCCGGTGCGCACGCCGTGGCCGATGCCCTGGCCTACGGGGTGCGCGTGACGGGAACGACGGTGCACCTCGTCGACGACGGTGTGGACACCGGGCCGATCCTGGCGCAGGAGATGGTGCAGGTGCTCGACGACGACGACGAACAGACCTTGCACGAACGCATCAAGGTGGTCGAGCGACGACTGCTGGTGGACGTGCTGGCCGCAATCGCGACCCGCGGTGTGACCTGGAGTGGACGAAAGGCAGTATTCGGATGA
- a CDS encoding S9 family peptidase encodes MTMPELISVEDFFSPPERLLATIAPDGHRIAYLAPWRNDRLNIWVQSISATGDLADDARCVTADAARSVYIYYWTDDPRWLLYLQDGGGDENWHVYRVDLDAPGAAAVDLTPFPGVRAMLTLPKGRPGKAIVQLNKRNPELFDPYELDIATGDLTLLAENPGNIVEWLCSRDGELFNSAMTADGDMELSRWDKTSGTLRAITRYSGVDYPVGVSPTQITPDGTGIWVGSNKGRDRIRLVRVDVDTGAETEVDSHPTLELSVQLGLPSPLILDARTGDLLGVRYYGQRQVIHALDPNFAAVLKNLSKLSDGDLAQITSDDSGQRWVVSFTGDRDPAVTYFYNHTTGASRLLFRPYPRLDPDTLAPMTPVRFAARDGLELHGYLTLPIGIEPTDLPMVLLVHGGPWARDAWTFQPEVQLLANRGYAVLQVNFRGSTGYGKSFTQAAIGEFAGKMHDDLIDAVQWAVDQGYADRDRVAIFGGSYGGYTALVGVTFTPDVFAAAIDYVGISNLANFMRTLPNVARPFLTNNWYRYVGDPSDPQQEADMLARSPITYVEKIRTPLLVVQGANDSRVVQAESDNMVAALRARGVEVEYLVKEDEGHGFLNSDNQIELYRAVERFLAQNLGERARSGEHARSRKMKG; translated from the coding sequence ATGACAATGCCCGAACTGATCTCGGTGGAGGACTTCTTCAGCCCACCCGAGCGGCTCCTCGCGACGATAGCGCCGGACGGCCACCGCATCGCCTACCTGGCGCCGTGGCGCAACGACCGCCTGAACATCTGGGTGCAAAGCATCAGTGCAACAGGCGATTTGGCGGACGACGCCCGCTGTGTCACCGCCGACGCGGCACGCAGCGTGTACATCTATTACTGGACCGACGATCCGCGGTGGCTGCTGTACCTGCAAGACGGCGGCGGCGACGAGAACTGGCACGTCTACCGCGTCGACCTCGACGCCCCGGGCGCCGCGGCCGTCGACCTCACCCCGTTCCCCGGGGTGCGGGCCATGCTCACGCTACCCAAGGGGCGGCCGGGCAAGGCCATCGTCCAACTCAACAAGCGCAATCCCGAACTGTTCGATCCTTACGAATTGGACATCGCCACCGGCGATCTCACGCTGCTCGCGGAGAATCCCGGCAACATCGTCGAGTGGCTGTGCAGCCGCGACGGCGAACTGTTCAACTCGGCCATGACCGCCGACGGCGATATGGAACTGTCCCGCTGGGACAAGACTTCCGGGACACTGCGCGCCATCACCCGCTACTCCGGCGTCGACTATCCGGTGGGCGTCTCCCCCACCCAGATCACCCCGGACGGCACCGGCATCTGGGTCGGCTCCAACAAGGGCCGCGACCGCATCCGACTGGTCCGCGTCGACGTCGACACCGGCGCGGAGACCGAGGTCGACAGCCATCCCACGCTCGAGTTGTCCGTCCAGTTGGGTCTGCCGTCACCGCTGATCCTCGATGCCCGCACCGGGGATCTGCTCGGCGTGCGCTATTACGGGCAACGGCAGGTGATCCACGCGCTGGACCCGAATTTCGCTGCGGTGCTGAAGAATCTGTCCAAACTCTCGGACGGCGACCTGGCGCAGATCACGTCCGACGACAGCGGACAGCGCTGGGTGGTGAGCTTCACCGGAGATCGCGACCCCGCCGTCACCTACTTCTACAACCACACGACCGGAGCGAGCAGGCTGCTGTTCCGTCCCTATCCGCGACTGGACCCCGACACGCTGGCACCGATGACGCCGGTGCGCTTCGCCGCGCGCGACGGACTCGAACTGCACGGGTATCTGACGCTGCCGATCGGCATCGAACCCACCGACCTCCCCATGGTCCTGCTGGTCCACGGCGGCCCATGGGCCCGCGACGCGTGGACTTTCCAGCCGGAGGTGCAACTGCTGGCCAACCGCGGATACGCGGTGCTACAGGTGAACTTTCGCGGTTCCACCGGCTACGGAAAATCCTTCACCCAGGCGGCGATCGGCGAGTTCGCCGGCAAGATGCACGATGACCTGATCGACGCCGTCCAGTGGGCCGTCGACCAAGGTTATGCCGACCGCGACCGGGTGGCGATCTTCGGCGGGTCCTACGGGGGCTACACGGCCCTGGTGGGGGTGACGTTCACCCCGGACGTCTTCGCCGCGGCCATCGACTACGTCGGCATCTCGAACCTGGCGAACTTCATGCGGACCCTGCCGAACGTGGCCCGACCGTTCCTGACCAACAACTGGTACCGGTACGTCGGGGACCCGTCGGATCCGCAGCAGGAGGCGGACATGCTGGCCCGTTCACCGATCACCTATGTCGAGAAGATCCGCACACCGCTGCTGGTTGTGCAGGGCGCCAATGATTCTCGGGTGGTGCAGGCCGAGTCCGACAACATGGTCGCGGCGCTGCGCGCCCGCGGCGTGGAGGTCGAGTACCTGGTCAAGGAGGACGAGGGACATGGATTCCTCAACTCCGACAACCAGATCGAGCTGTACCGCGCGGTCGAGCGATTCCTGGCCCAAAACCTCGGCGAGCGTGCGCGTTCCGGAGAACACGCACGCTCGCGCAAGATGAAGGGGTAG
- the sucC gene encoding ADP-forming succinate--CoA ligase subunit beta: MDLFEYQAKELFAKHNVPTTPGRVTDSAADAKAIAEEIGKPVMVKAQVKVGGRGKAGGVKYAATADDAFTHAGNILGLDIKGHVVKKLLVAEASDIAEEYYISFLLDRANRTYLAMCSVEGGMEIEEVAATKPDRLAKVSVDAVKGVDLATARSIAEQGHLPAEVLDAAAVTIQKLWEVFVAEDATLVEVNPLVRTPDDQILALDGKVTLDENADFRQPGHAEFEDKDAADPLEQKAKENDLNYVKLDGQVGIIGNGAGLVMSTLDVVAYAGENHGGVKPANFLDIGGGASAEVMAAGLDVILNDSQVKSVFVNVFGGITACDAVANGIVKALQILGDEANKPLVVRLDGNNVDEGRRILSEANHPLVIQADTMDSGADKAAELASK, encoded by the coding sequence ATGGATCTTTTCGAGTACCAGGCGAAGGAACTATTCGCCAAGCACAACGTTCCGACGACGCCGGGTCGAGTCACCGATTCTGCCGCCGACGCGAAGGCCATTGCCGAGGAGATCGGCAAGCCCGTGATGGTCAAGGCGCAGGTCAAGGTCGGCGGCCGCGGCAAGGCCGGTGGCGTGAAGTACGCCGCCACCGCCGATGACGCCTTCACCCATGCCGGCAACATCCTCGGCCTGGACATCAAGGGACACGTCGTCAAGAAGCTGTTGGTGGCCGAGGCCAGCGACATCGCAGAGGAGTACTACATCTCCTTCCTGCTCGACCGTGCGAACCGCACCTACCTGGCGATGTGCTCGGTCGAGGGCGGCATGGAGATCGAAGAGGTCGCCGCCACCAAGCCGGATCGGCTGGCCAAGGTGTCCGTGGACGCGGTCAAGGGTGTCGACCTGGCCACCGCGCGCTCGATCGCCGAGCAGGGCCACCTGCCCGCCGAGGTGCTCGACGCCGCCGCGGTGACCATCCAGAAGTTGTGGGAGGTCTTCGTCGCCGAGGACGCCACCCTGGTCGAGGTCAACCCGCTGGTGCGCACGCCGGACGATCAGATCCTGGCGCTCGACGGCAAGGTCACCCTCGACGAGAACGCCGACTTCCGCCAGCCCGGCCACGCCGAGTTCGAGGACAAGGACGCCGCGGACCCGCTGGAGCAGAAGGCCAAGGAGAACGACCTCAACTACGTCAAGCTCGACGGACAGGTCGGCATCATCGGAAACGGTGCGGGCCTGGTCATGTCGACGCTGGACGTCGTCGCCTACGCCGGGGAGAACCACGGCGGGGTCAAGCCGGCCAACTTCCTGGACATCGGCGGTGGCGCCTCGGCCGAGGTGATGGCCGCTGGTCTGGACGTCATCCTGAACGACTCCCAGGTCAAGAGCGTGTTCGTCAACGTCTTCGGCGGCATCACCGCCTGTGACGCGGTGGCCAACGGCATCGTCAAGGCGCTGCAGATTCTGGGCGACGAGGCCAACAAGCCGCTGGTCGTCCGCCTGGACGGCAACAACGTCGACGAGGGCCGTCGCATCCTGTCCGAGGCCAACCACCCGCTGGTGATCCAGGCCGACACGATGGACTCGGGTGCTGACAAAGCCGCCGAGCTGGCGAGCAAGTAA